One genomic window of Marinobacter adhaerens HP15 includes the following:
- the pdsR gene encoding proteobacterial dedicated sortase system response regulator yields the protein MKKHVVLIEDEPAIRDNYRAAFERRGYRVSAHGDRASAWQVLRQSLPDLAIIDVGLGDEPEGGFALCQDLRSLSQTLPIIFLTARDSDIDSVHGLRLGADDYVTKDMSLDHLLARVTALLRRADAWAEALQKPDEVLERGKLSLNVDRMTVAWDETPIDLTVTEFWMLHSLVQHPGHVRSREQLMEAASTVLDDNTVTSHIKRIRRKFQQIDATFDGIQTAYGMGYRWNAREV from the coding sequence ATGAAGAAACACGTTGTACTGATCGAAGACGAACCCGCCATCCGCGACAACTATCGCGCTGCGTTCGAGCGCCGTGGCTATCGTGTGAGCGCCCACGGCGACCGGGCTTCCGCCTGGCAGGTGCTGCGTCAGTCGTTACCCGACCTGGCCATTATCGACGTCGGGCTGGGCGATGAACCGGAAGGCGGTTTTGCCCTGTGTCAGGACCTGAGATCACTTTCCCAGACCCTGCCGATTATCTTCCTGACCGCCCGCGACAGCGACATCGATTCCGTCCACGGTTTGCGCCTTGGGGCCGATGATTACGTCACCAAGGACATGAGCCTGGACCACCTGCTGGCCCGGGTTACCGCCCTGCTCAGGCGGGCCGACGCCTGGGCTGAAGCCCTGCAGAAACCGGACGAGGTGCTCGAGCGGGGCAAACTCTCCCTCAATGTGGATCGCATGACAGTGGCCTGGGATGAAACGCCCATCGACCTGACCGTCACTGAATTCTGGATGCTGCACTCACTGGTTCAGCACCCCGGCCATGTCCGCAGCCGGGAACAATTGATGGAAGCCGCAAGCACGGTGCTGGATGACAATACGGTCACCTCCCACATCAAGCGTATCCGCCGCAAGTTCCAGCAGATTGACGCAACCTTTGACGGCATACAGACCGCCTACGGCATGGGCTACCGGTGGAACGCCCGTGAGGTTTGA
- a CDS encoding methylglyoxal synthase, giving the protein MAVKSVALVAHDNKKKELVDWVAENRTRFAPLKLYATGTTGRLLRDNLERDDIHCLLSGPLGGDQQIGAKIAEGEIDLLVFFWDPLEPQPHDPDIKALLRIAALWNIPVACNRATAEFILTSAYMTDDQHHPKKPDFSDYTGRPVST; this is encoded by the coding sequence ATGGCCGTAAAATCCGTCGCTTTGGTGGCACACGACAACAAGAAAAAAGAACTGGTGGACTGGGTTGCCGAGAACCGCACCCGATTCGCTCCGCTGAAACTCTACGCCACCGGCACCACCGGCCGGCTGCTCCGGGATAACCTGGAGCGGGACGATATCCATTGCCTGCTAAGCGGTCCCCTGGGCGGCGACCAGCAAATTGGCGCCAAGATCGCCGAGGGCGAAATCGACCTGCTGGTGTTCTTCTGGGACCCCCTGGAACCTCAACCCCATGACCCGGACATCAAGGCCCTGCTGCGCATTGCCGCGCTCTGGAACATTCCAGTAGCCTGCAACCGCGCAACTGCCGAATTCATTCTTACCTCGGCGTACATGACAGACGACCAGCATCATCCGAAAAAGCCGGACTTCTCCGATTACACCGGCCGCCCAGTGAGCACCTGA
- a CDS encoding DUF3422 family protein, with translation MSARLESLDIHPLRNDLYNELHSRPFQVLPTPARVTQMAVLTTPEQRQEQFRHLQELHRLMGHPVPENEVGCFEHTFGALRVRREMHMEFASYTFINLAAGEETPFSETGITPLPEGWLEQLTGTVIAAFHLEVRPAADGTEGDLDYVRKHFEGMRLVGSSPQEGAARVWGTFRLHSDGFGRFMVMNHHMSDSQLGRLTQRLMEIETYRLMSLLALPVAREITPSLNDMDEKLAVITRSLAENEDVDEEKLLAQLTNIAARIEAFRAHSTFRFSATRAYHRLVLTRLEELREDELSGHLTLTEFMTRRLTPAVKTCEAVSERLEDLSRRVDRASDMMRTRVELAIQSQNQQLLSSMDRRSKIQLMMQHTVEGFSVVAITYYLIGLLKFGLDSVYEAGVAFNKTLVLGIAIPVVMTLVFLGVRVVHHHFIKMAKRQ, from the coding sequence GTGAGCGCACGCCTGGAATCCCTCGACATTCACCCGCTTCGGAACGATCTCTACAACGAGCTGCACTCAAGGCCGTTCCAGGTGCTACCGACACCGGCGCGGGTTACCCAGATGGCGGTTCTGACAACACCTGAGCAACGGCAGGAACAATTCCGGCACCTGCAGGAACTCCATCGGCTGATGGGGCATCCGGTACCGGAGAACGAGGTGGGCTGCTTTGAACATACCTTCGGTGCCCTGCGGGTGCGTCGCGAGATGCACATGGAATTCGCGTCCTACACCTTTATCAACCTGGCTGCGGGTGAGGAAACACCCTTTAGCGAGACCGGCATTACACCGTTGCCCGAGGGGTGGCTGGAACAGCTGACCGGCACAGTGATTGCGGCATTCCACCTGGAAGTACGGCCCGCCGCTGACGGAACCGAAGGCGACCTGGACTATGTACGCAAGCACTTCGAAGGCATGCGACTGGTCGGGAGCAGTCCCCAGGAGGGTGCCGCCAGGGTATGGGGCACCTTCCGGCTACACAGTGACGGCTTTGGCCGGTTCATGGTGATGAACCACCACATGTCGGACAGCCAGCTGGGCCGTCTGACCCAGCGCCTGATGGAAATCGAAACCTACCGCCTGATGTCACTGCTGGCACTCCCCGTTGCCCGGGAAATCACACCGTCACTGAACGATATGGATGAAAAACTGGCCGTGATCACCCGGTCACTGGCGGAAAATGAGGATGTGGACGAAGAAAAACTGCTGGCCCAACTGACCAACATTGCGGCCCGTATCGAGGCCTTCCGGGCCCACTCCACGTTCCGTTTCTCTGCCACCCGCGCCTATCACCGGCTGGTACTGACCCGCCTGGAAGAATTGCGGGAAGACGAACTCTCCGGCCACCTGACCCTGACCGAATTCATGACCCGCCGACTGACTCCGGCAGTGAAAACCTGCGAAGCGGTGAGCGAACGGCTGGAAGACCTTTCCCGACGGGTCGACCGTGCCTCGGACATGATGCGCACCCGGGTGGAACTGGCCATTCAGAGCCAGAACCAGCAACTACTCAGCTCCATGGACCGGCGCTCCAAGATCCAGTTGATGATGCAGCATACGGTGGAAGGCTTCTCGGTGGTGGCCATCACCTATTACCTGATCGGCCTGCTCAAATTCGGGCTGGATTCGGTTTACGAAGCCGGTGTTGCCTTTAACAAGACCCTGGTTCTGGGCATCGCCATTCCGGTGGTGATGACCCTGGTGTTTCTCGGGGTTCGGGTGGTCCACCATCACTTCATCAAGATGGCAAAACGGCAGTAG
- a CDS encoding marine proteobacterial sortase target protein codes for MIISSSLLKLYSRPSANSGQRIRLKRCLEGISLWLAVMLMLFVHPLYAEANETDNVGQFHFVDGQGQWQEPALVLESDFDVRISGLIADSRLLRRFRNTSDRWREGVFVFPLPEKASVYGLTMKVGERTIEGKVQPKETARRTYEKAKQAGQHAANVEKQRPNLFTARVANIPPGETVSVELKYQQPVQYQAGVFELTVPTTLTPRYMPGKALSAAPDQWQGGWAVPTTEVPDAVAISPFTVNPGDVADDSHRAVINLVIDSGLPLQSVSSPSHRLATSQDGQTFSVRPDGGEILMDRDFVVRWRPVAGQEPSAAVFHQSWEGEDYLMAMLVPGESGAMALPRDLVFVIDTSGSMAGESIRQARDALQAGLGTLTPRDRFNVIQFNSQTHSLFMQPEVATGNNLARARQYVDRLRADGGTEMAPALSRALEGGGETEDGARVRQVIFITDGAVGNEAALFRQIRQQLGNQRLFTVAIGSAPNRHFMREAARWGRGTYTAIHSPSDVDGPLQALFSAMESPVLTDIGVNWPGQKAGQESFPRRPGDLFQGEPLIHVVRGVPAMGQLEVSGRLPGGRDWTRTLDLQQAAPATGLHRHWAREKIDSLEDEAKVTGREPDEAGLTELAVQHGLMSAYTSFVAVDSTPARSSEAPMESDNLPTLLPAGSQAGMLRYPQTATSAPLLIALGLVGLMFSLAIVLLQRRAFA; via the coding sequence ATGATTATTTCCAGTTCCCTTCTAAAGCTTTATTCACGTCCCTCCGCTAACAGCGGCCAGCGAATCCGGTTAAAGCGCTGCCTGGAGGGCATCAGCCTCTGGCTCGCCGTGATGTTGATGCTGTTTGTCCACCCACTCTATGCCGAGGCGAATGAGACCGACAACGTTGGCCAGTTTCATTTCGTTGACGGCCAGGGTCAGTGGCAGGAGCCGGCCCTGGTTCTGGAGAGCGATTTCGATGTGCGCATCAGCGGTTTGATTGCCGACTCCCGGCTGCTGAGGCGTTTTCGAAACACCAGCGACCGGTGGCGGGAGGGCGTGTTTGTGTTCCCGCTGCCGGAAAAGGCCAGTGTGTATGGACTGACCATGAAAGTGGGCGAGCGGACGATCGAAGGCAAGGTGCAGCCGAAGGAGACGGCGCGCCGGACCTATGAGAAAGCAAAACAGGCCGGGCAGCACGCGGCGAATGTCGAGAAGCAGCGGCCGAATCTGTTTACCGCACGGGTGGCCAACATTCCCCCGGGGGAGACGGTATCGGTGGAGCTGAAGTATCAACAACCGGTGCAGTATCAGGCCGGCGTGTTCGAACTCACTGTGCCAACCACGCTGACGCCCCGTTACATGCCGGGAAAGGCGCTCAGTGCAGCGCCGGATCAGTGGCAGGGTGGTTGGGCAGTGCCGACGACCGAAGTGCCGGACGCCGTTGCCATCAGTCCCTTTACGGTCAATCCGGGTGATGTGGCGGACGATAGCCATCGGGCGGTGATCAATCTGGTGATTGATTCCGGGCTCCCCCTTCAGAGCGTCTCCAGCCCGTCGCACCGACTTGCGACCAGTCAGGACGGCCAGACGTTCAGCGTTCGTCCCGATGGGGGCGAAATCCTTATGGACCGGGACTTTGTGGTGCGCTGGCGCCCGGTTGCCGGGCAAGAGCCCTCGGCAGCGGTGTTCCATCAGTCCTGGGAAGGAGAGGACTACCTCATGGCCATGCTGGTGCCTGGAGAAAGCGGTGCCATGGCGTTGCCCCGGGATCTGGTGTTCGTGATCGACACCTCCGGTTCCATGGCGGGCGAATCGATCCGCCAGGCCCGAGATGCTCTTCAGGCCGGTCTGGGCACACTGACACCAAGGGATAGGTTCAATGTCATCCAGTTCAACAGCCAGACGCATTCCCTGTTCATGCAGCCTGAAGTGGCCACCGGTAACAACCTTGCCCGGGCGCGCCAATATGTGGATCGCCTTCGTGCCGACGGTGGCACCGAGATGGCACCGGCCCTTTCCAGAGCCCTGGAAGGCGGAGGCGAGACTGAAGACGGCGCACGGGTGCGCCAGGTCATTTTCATTACCGATGGCGCGGTGGGAAATGAAGCTGCGCTGTTCCGGCAGATCCGCCAGCAGCTTGGAAACCAGAGGCTGTTTACGGTGGCTATTGGCTCTGCGCCGAACCGGCACTTCATGCGCGAAGCCGCCCGCTGGGGGCGGGGTACCTACACGGCGATTCACTCGCCTTCCGATGTGGATGGACCTCTGCAGGCCCTGTTCTCAGCCATGGAGTCACCGGTTCTGACCGATATCGGGGTCAACTGGCCCGGCCAGAAAGCCGGTCAGGAATCGTTTCCGAGACGCCCGGGCGATTTGTTCCAGGGCGAGCCGCTGATTCATGTGGTTCGTGGCGTCCCGGCCATGGGGCAGCTGGAGGTGTCGGGGCGCCTGCCGGGTGGCAGGGACTGGACCAGAACGCTCGATCTGCAGCAGGCCGCTCCCGCAACGGGGCTGCATCGGCATTGGGCGAGGGAGAAAATCGACAGTTTGGAGGATGAGGCTAAGGTCACAGGCCGGGAGCCGGATGAGGCCGGCCTGACCGAGCTGGCGGTTCAGCACGGCCTGATGTCTGCCTACACCAGTTTTGTGGCCGTGGATTCCACACCCGCCCGAAGTTCAGAGGCGCCCATGGAATCGGATAATTTGCCCACTCTTCTACCGGCGGGCAGCCAGGCGGGCATGCTGCGCTATCCACAGACGGCAACATCGGCACCATTGCTTATCGCGCTCGGTTTGGTGGGGTTGATGTTTTCACTGGCGATTGTGCTGCTGCAGAGGAGGGCGTTCGCATGA
- a CDS encoding ATP-binding protein yields the protein MNLKRQLFVASLLMLLIPWAGLQFVLELDDALRQQARQQLQAQAERLAATAGDQIIGTPVVRPGEPAIYVEPFAGNLNLDGYADDWPGYDEANQTRNWQRVASGKAGETALQWQAATDRRNLYLLIRVSHRQPVFFNPGSPEQAHDRLRLWLEPSGGNLAQESGRQSWLLRTPAPGQLYGLEEKGGQPDYRLSGFLQGAGDGWQLELKLPMPVDRSRLGFAALWSSDQVTGVSTSVDPLPVLVSRNLALERQLEPQLNPGQQARLVEPAGWVIARQQADSAVTAPEFDSLSPVQVIEKISLNALRGLVRLYQPEPTSIETDTNRVDVEALPETSLVRHEDDSVWLLTTREVFGGRTLILEQSLDQLLTLSGSALGSVIARSTLIIVALTLVLLGYASWLSWRITRLQRAVSASIDEDGRITGRVPDARSKDELGQLQRHFSQMVDRLHGYNRYLESFSRRLSHELKTPVAVVRSSLENLNHSDSEEERRQYIERAASATERLRQILHGMSEAARLEQSLDHADKEQFDLAEVAAEATAAYQALDSSHQIRYSGPQAGCKITGSPELMVQLLDKLVDNARDFTPQDGLIEVGLETTSEGLCLSVFNEGSTLPEDTTTDIFSPFVSMRDGQEQGHLGQGLLIVNLIADYHGAHVEARNRAQGGIDGVCFRVMIPAIHS from the coding sequence TTGAATCTCAAGCGCCAGCTGTTCGTTGCCAGCCTTCTGATGCTGCTGATCCCCTGGGCGGGCCTTCAGTTTGTTCTGGAGCTGGACGATGCCCTGCGCCAACAGGCCCGGCAGCAACTCCAGGCCCAGGCCGAACGACTGGCCGCGACCGCCGGCGATCAGATCATCGGCACGCCGGTGGTCCGGCCCGGTGAGCCTGCCATCTACGTGGAACCTTTTGCCGGCAACCTGAACCTGGATGGTTACGCTGACGATTGGCCAGGATATGACGAGGCAAACCAGACCAGAAACTGGCAAAGAGTCGCCAGCGGCAAAGCCGGGGAAACGGCTCTGCAATGGCAGGCCGCTACCGATAGACGGAACCTGTATCTGCTGATTCGCGTTAGCCATCGGCAACCCGTGTTCTTTAATCCCGGCAGCCCGGAACAGGCCCATGACCGGCTGAGGCTCTGGCTGGAGCCCTCTGGCGGCAACCTGGCCCAGGAATCCGGCCGGCAGTCCTGGTTACTGCGCACACCGGCTCCCGGCCAGCTCTATGGCCTTGAAGAGAAAGGCGGCCAGCCTGACTATCGCCTCTCCGGCTTTTTGCAGGGCGCCGGCGATGGCTGGCAGCTGGAACTGAAACTGCCCATGCCAGTCGACCGCAGCCGCCTGGGTTTTGCGGCCTTATGGAGCAGTGATCAGGTAACCGGCGTCTCCACGTCGGTTGATCCATTGCCGGTGCTGGTCAGTCGAAATCTCGCCCTGGAGCGACAGCTGGAACCACAACTTAACCCCGGCCAGCAGGCCCGACTGGTTGAACCGGCCGGATGGGTCATCGCGAGACAACAGGCTGACTCAGCCGTCACAGCGCCAGAGTTCGACAGTCTCAGCCCGGTGCAGGTGATCGAAAAGATCAGTCTCAATGCACTCAGAGGCCTGGTGCGCCTGTACCAGCCAGAACCCACCTCAATCGAAACCGACACCAACCGTGTGGACGTTGAGGCGCTACCGGAAACGAGCCTGGTCCGTCATGAAGATGACAGCGTCTGGCTGCTGACCACCCGGGAGGTTTTCGGTGGCCGCACGCTGATTCTGGAGCAATCGCTGGATCAGCTTCTTACCCTCTCCGGCTCTGCCCTCGGCTCGGTCATTGCCCGCAGCACCCTCATCATTGTTGCTCTCACCCTGGTTCTGCTTGGCTATGCCAGCTGGCTCTCCTGGCGGATTACACGACTGCAGCGTGCTGTCAGCGCCAGTATTGATGAAGACGGCCGGATCACGGGCAGAGTGCCGGATGCCCGAAGCAAGGACGAACTGGGCCAGTTGCAACGGCACTTCAGCCAGATGGTAGATCGTCTCCACGGGTACAACCGCTACCTGGAAAGCTTCTCCCGGCGACTCTCTCACGAGCTTAAAACACCTGTCGCCGTGGTTCGCTCCTCGCTGGAAAACCTCAACCACAGCGATTCGGAGGAAGAGCGCAGGCAATACATCGAAAGGGCCGCTTCCGCCACCGAACGCCTCCGGCAGATACTCCACGGCATGAGCGAAGCGGCGCGCCTGGAACAGAGCTTGGACCATGCGGATAAAGAACAGTTCGATCTGGCGGAGGTGGCCGCAGAAGCAACCGCTGCGTATCAGGCCCTCGACAGCAGCCATCAGATCCGCTACTCGGGGCCGCAGGCAGGCTGCAAGATCACGGGTTCGCCAGAACTGATGGTGCAACTGCTCGACAAGCTGGTGGACAACGCCCGTGATTTCACACCACAGGATGGCCTGATTGAGGTGGGCCTGGAGACAACTTCGGAAGGTCTGTGTCTATCGGTCTTCAACGAGGGTTCAACGCTGCCCGAAGACACAACAACAGACATCTTCAGCCCCTTCGTTTCAATGCGGGACGGCCAGGAACAGGGCCACCTGGGACAGGGGCTACTCATTGTCAACCTGATTGCCGACTACCATGGTGCCCATGTGGAAGCCCGGAACCGCGCCCAAGGTGGCATTGACGGTGTGTGCTTCCGGGTTATGATCCCAGCTATCCACTCTTGA
- a CDS encoding class GN sortase produces MTRLLLLLLTSSATLLVFGLWIPLKAVIAQELLAIAWAESQARQTESRPWPWADTWPVARLAIPELNDSMIVLADTHGESLAFGPGRLTGGADVGGAVIIAGHRDTHFRSLKALETGNEVRLQGRDGRWQSYLVEGVRVVDSRSELIDTQRLPEGTLLLVTCYPFDSVDAGGPLRYVVRASAKGKQREQIDTVAGI; encoded by the coding sequence ATGACCCGGCTTCTGCTTCTGTTATTGACCAGCTCTGCTACCTTGTTGGTATTCGGGTTATGGATTCCGCTCAAGGCGGTTATCGCCCAGGAATTACTGGCGATCGCCTGGGCTGAAAGCCAGGCCCGGCAGACGGAATCGCGCCCCTGGCCCTGGGCGGACACCTGGCCGGTAGCCCGGCTGGCTATTCCGGAACTGAACGACTCGATGATTGTTCTGGCCGATACCCATGGTGAGAGCCTGGCCTTTGGGCCGGGCCGATTAACCGGAGGCGCAGATGTCGGGGGAGCCGTGATCATTGCCGGGCACCGGGATACACATTTCCGGAGCCTGAAGGCACTGGAGACCGGCAATGAGGTGCGTCTGCAGGGCAGGGATGGCCGTTGGCAGAGTTACCTGGTGGAGGGTGTTCGGGTGGTGGACAGCCGTTCAGAGCTGATCGATACCCAGCGTCTGCCAGAGGGGACGCTTCTGCTGGTGACCTGTTACCCGTTCGACAGTGTCGACGCCGGTGGGCCACTGCGATACGTCGTCAGAGCCTCGGCAAAGGGTAAACAAAGGGAACAAATTGACACTGTTGCCGGAATATAA
- a CDS encoding ATP-binding protein, with product MSATTSFDWQSTPAAVWRRHRSGLRAIRRLDPVQWQDLKGIDRQQQALARNTERFLAGEPSNNALLWGSRGTGKSSLIKALLNRYQERGLRMIEVDKDDLVNLPEIVDEICELPFRFVIFCDDLSFDVGESSYKALKSVLEGSLELPPENVRVYATSNRRHLMPEFMSDNLKSEMRDGELHPAEAIEEQVSLADRFGLQLSFYAFSQAVYLQAVDALFPDFDDREGLHREAIRFATAKGVRNGRTAQQFYRQFAGEQDLGRLK from the coding sequence ATGTCCGCGACAACATCGTTTGACTGGCAATCCACACCGGCGGCTGTCTGGCGTCGGCATCGGTCGGGGCTGCGCGCCATCCGACGGCTCGATCCGGTGCAATGGCAGGATCTGAAGGGCATCGACCGACAGCAGCAGGCTCTGGCCCGCAATACCGAGCGGTTTCTGGCCGGTGAGCCCTCCAACAACGCGTTGCTCTGGGGCTCACGCGGCACCGGCAAGTCGTCGCTGATCAAGGCGCTGTTGAACCGCTACCAGGAGCGAGGGCTGCGGATGATCGAGGTGGACAAGGATGATCTGGTCAACTTGCCGGAAATTGTCGATGAGATCTGCGAGCTGCCGTTCCGGTTTGTGATCTTCTGCGACGACCTGTCGTTTGACGTTGGTGAGTCCAGCTACAAGGCACTGAAAAGTGTGCTGGAAGGTTCCCTGGAACTGCCCCCGGAAAATGTGAGGGTGTATGCCACCTCCAACCGCCGCCATCTGATGCCGGAATTTATGTCCGATAACCTCAAGAGCGAGATGCGCGACGGTGAGCTGCACCCGGCCGAGGCCATCGAAGAGCAGGTGTCCCTGGCGGACCGGTTCGGTCTTCAGCTTTCATTTTATGCGTTTTCGCAGGCTGTTTACCTGCAGGCGGTGGACGCGCTGTTCCCCGACTTTGATGATCGGGAAGGCCTGCATCGGGAGGCGATCCGCTTCGCCACTGCCAAGGGCGTACGCAATGGTCGCACGGCCCAGCAGTTTTACCGGCAGTTTGCCGGCGAGCAGGATCTCGGCAGGCTGAAGTAG
- a CDS encoding transporter substrate-binding domain-containing diguanylate cyclase: MKTSDTHKETRYRSVAATVLWALCLLLASPLAMSEQADDTVTVGIVGDNKPFSFDDGPGASGFSVDVLREVARNADLNFRFRAGSWPEIYDAFVRGDLDVIDGISFSDERAGNILFTKPYHLRQTYLMQNTQRPLGDINTLSDLKGLRVGIVRDVYYRDALQAEGVSLTSYDSVHSLIRALAFGWVDVIVGPRLILQYYANQAGFGFLEIVGAAPLGELATEDFRIGVLKTNEDLYQKIAFGLEQIPKERISELLKRWQDLGGNSLVGGTSFSLSPEQRRFIAETGPVRVGLMRDYAPYSFESGTRIHGLSVDILNRISDLTGLQVIPVEGQWVELLPLFRDGEIDVLANMSFRPEREAFTRFTKPYHTIPNVAFTRDPTLRTETLADLKDQRVALGSGIYYEEPVREALGENARIFTTQEAMFQALSRDEVDVVLAALPNGNFWIRELGIPGVRIAGELVLDEQTGEDLRFGVRPGLAPLADILDDALAAITPEEMHTIESRWLGASVDMEVQETGEVSLNAVELAWLGTHNNQLSYCIDPDWFPLEGLDEEGRHAGLSAEVARLFSKRSPVDFELVATDSWTESIASIKQGKCQIFTMAMQTPERLEFLNFTEPYLEVPTVVLGRIEAPFIERVGDLRGQKIGVVEDYAFAELLQSRYPSLNLVEVPNEQAGLRQLQNNELDGYITTLATASYYMQELGLADLKVIGRIPADWSLSIAVRKDEPVVLGIMQKLVSSLTTQERKDLERQWRNIRLKEPVDYTLIWQLSIAAIVIAFLLVYWNRKLNRLNHDLTEANETLAKLSVTDDLTKLGNRSYFDQEFRKSFQWCQRHHSGFAVAMVDADHFKRINDNYGHEAGDICLQTLAELMRKHFRRETDRLSRFGGEEFVIFASYEDNSEIRNRLESFRKHVEKSCSVCGEHDVHLTISIGLATGIPGPDDSPAEFLRQADQALYQAKQNGRNRLEARSVGS; the protein is encoded by the coding sequence ATGAAGACTTCCGATACTCACAAAGAAACTCGATACCGGAGCGTGGCCGCGACAGTCCTCTGGGCCCTTTGCCTTTTGCTCGCATCCCCACTGGCGATGTCCGAACAGGCCGACGACACCGTGACTGTCGGCATCGTGGGCGACAACAAACCCTTCTCGTTCGACGATGGTCCCGGCGCCTCCGGTTTTTCTGTTGATGTGCTTCGCGAGGTCGCCCGAAATGCCGATCTGAACTTCCGATTTCGCGCTGGCAGTTGGCCGGAGATCTACGATGCATTTGTTCGGGGTGATCTGGATGTCATTGACGGCATCTCGTTCAGTGACGAGCGGGCAGGAAACATCCTGTTCACCAAGCCCTACCACCTACGCCAGACCTATCTGATGCAAAACACCCAGAGGCCACTGGGAGACATCAATACTCTCTCAGATCTCAAGGGACTTCGGGTAGGCATTGTGCGCGACGTGTACTATCGCGACGCCCTCCAGGCAGAAGGTGTCTCCCTCACAAGCTATGATTCCGTTCACAGCCTCATTCGGGCCCTCGCGTTCGGCTGGGTGGATGTGATTGTGGGCCCCAGGCTCATACTTCAATACTATGCGAACCAGGCCGGATTCGGTTTTCTCGAAATTGTCGGCGCTGCGCCACTCGGGGAACTGGCGACCGAGGATTTTCGCATTGGCGTGCTGAAAACCAATGAAGACCTGTACCAGAAGATCGCCTTCGGGCTGGAACAGATTCCGAAAGAGCGAATCAGCGAACTGCTCAAGCGTTGGCAGGATCTTGGAGGTAACAGTCTCGTAGGCGGAACCAGTTTCTCCCTGTCGCCAGAACAGCGCAGGTTCATTGCTGAAACGGGCCCGGTTCGCGTTGGCCTGATGCGGGATTACGCACCCTACAGTTTCGAAAGCGGCACACGAATTCACGGCTTGAGCGTCGATATCCTCAATCGGATATCGGACCTGACGGGATTACAGGTGATACCAGTTGAGGGGCAATGGGTAGAACTGTTGCCATTATTCCGGGATGGCGAGATCGACGTCCTGGCCAACATGTCTTTCAGACCGGAACGGGAGGCTTTCACTCGTTTTACCAAGCCCTATCACACCATCCCGAATGTCGCTTTTACCCGGGACCCAACCCTGAGAACCGAGACTCTGGCTGATCTCAAAGATCAGCGTGTTGCCCTGGGTTCCGGTATTTACTACGAAGAGCCTGTCAGAGAGGCCCTGGGCGAAAATGCCCGAATATTCACGACCCAGGAGGCCATGTTCCAGGCGCTATCCCGAGACGAGGTGGATGTTGTTCTGGCCGCCCTGCCCAATGGCAACTTCTGGATTCGAGAGTTGGGCATCCCGGGTGTCCGGATCGCCGGCGAGCTGGTTCTGGACGAACAGACGGGAGAAGATCTGCGGTTCGGTGTGAGGCCGGGGCTCGCGCCGCTCGCGGACATCCTTGACGATGCATTGGCAGCAATCACGCCGGAAGAAATGCACACCATCGAGAGCCGATGGTTGGGCGCCAGTGTTGATATGGAAGTCCAGGAAACTGGCGAGGTTTCTCTGAACGCCGTTGAGCTCGCCTGGCTCGGGACGCATAACAATCAACTCAGCTACTGTATTGATCCGGACTGGTTCCCGTTGGAAGGCCTGGACGAGGAAGGCAGGCATGCCGGATTATCCGCAGAGGTTGCCCGACTCTTCTCCAAACGATCGCCCGTGGACTTCGAACTGGTTGCCACGGACAGCTGGACCGAGTCCATTGCCTCGATCAAACAGGGTAAATGTCAGATTTTTACCATGGCGATGCAAACGCCGGAGCGGTTGGAGTTCCTCAACTTTACTGAACCCTATCTTGAAGTGCCTACCGTTGTGCTGGGCAGGATCGAAGCTCCCTTTATCGAGCGAGTGGGCGATCTTCGTGGCCAAAAAATTGGCGTTGTCGAGGACTATGCGTTCGCAGAGCTGCTCCAAAGCCGCTATCCCTCCTTGAACCTGGTCGAAGTTCCCAATGAACAAGCTGGCCTGAGGCAACTGCAGAACAACGAACTGGATGGTTACATCACCACTCTGGCAACCGCCAGTTACTATATGCAGGAACTCGGCCTCGCTGATTTGAAGGTCATCGGGCGGATTCCAGCAGACTGGTCGCTGTCTATTGCAGTCAGGAAAGACGAGCCTGTTGTTCTGGGCATCATGCAGAAACTGGTATCCAGTCTTACCACCCAGGAACGCAAAGACCTCGAAAGGCAATGGCGCAACATCCGCCTCAAAGAGCCTGTGGATTACACCCTGATCTGGCAACTGTCGATCGCCGCCATTGTGATCGCTTTCCTACTGGTTTACTGGAATAGAAAGCTGAATCGCCTCAACCATGATCTGACCGAGGCCAACGAGACGCTCGCGAAACTCAGCGTTACTGACGACCTGACAAAGTTGGGCAACCGAAGCTACTTTGACCAGGAATTCCGGAAGAGCTTCCAGTGGTGCCAGCGCCACCATTCTGGCTTTGCAGTGGCCATGGTCGACGCCGACCACTTCAAAAGGATCAACGACAATTACGGCCATGAAGCGGGCGACATCTGCCTGCAAACACTGGCAGAGCTTATGCGCAAACATTTCCGGCGGGAAACCGACCGGCTCTCGCGCTTCGGTGGCGAAGAGTTCGTCATTTTCGCCAGCTATGAGGACAACAGCGAAATTCGCAACCGGCTGGAATCCTTCCGCAAACACGTCGAAAAAAGCTGCTCGGTATGCGGAGAACACGACGTTCACCTCACCATCAGCATTGGTCTTGCCACTGGCATACCGGGCCCCGACGACTCGCCAGCAGAGTTTCTCAGACAGGCAGACCAGGCGCTCTACCAGGCCAAGCAGAACGGTCGCAACCGGCTGGAAGCGCGTTCAGTGGGTTCCTGA